A genomic window from Vagococcus entomophilus includes:
- a CDS encoding alpha/beta fold hydrolase, whose translation MQTKSISSYDGTKIYYKICGKGKPLIFLHGNAGSPRVFKKQIPLFANFFQLVFMESRDHGRSSNNSTTLNFEQMARDLACICSAENFKTIDLLGYSDGAMIAMWFAHLFPQKVHKMILNAGNITPDGLKVRPRFGATLLYYGLKCLSFIPLTRKYLRIVHLIIVQCGLNWQDLEKISTPSLVIAGENDIIKTAHTKKIAHSIPNSQLVIIPSGNHRMLKTNASLFNKYVLDFLHP comes from the coding sequence ATGCAAACAAAGTCTATTTCTTCCTATGATGGTACTAAAATTTACTATAAAATTTGTGGCAAAGGGAAGCCCTTAATTTTTTTACACGGAAACGCTGGCAGTCCTCGCGTCTTTAAAAAACAAATTCCTTTATTTGCTAATTTTTTTCAGCTTGTTTTCATGGAAAGTAGAGATCACGGTCGCTCTTCAAATAATAGCACCACGCTCAATTTTGAACAGATGGCACGTGATTTAGCTTGTATTTGTTCTGCTGAAAATTTTAAAACCATTGATCTTCTAGGCTATAGTGACGGTGCGATGATCGCCATGTGGTTTGCACACTTATTTCCCCAAAAAGTTCATAAGATGATTTTGAACGCTGGAAACATTACTCCTGATGGGTTAAAAGTAAGACCACGTTTTGGTGCGACTTTACTCTATTATGGACTAAAGTGCCTAAGCTTTATTCCCCTTACTAGAAAATATTTGCGTATTGTGCACCTGATTATCGTGCAATGCGGTTTGAACTGGCAAGATTTAGAAAAAATCAGCACTCCGTCTCTAGTTATAGCAGGAGAGAATGATATTATAAAAACAGCACATACTAAAAAAATTGCTCATAGTATTCCCAATTCACAGCTAGTCATTATCCCGAGTGGCAACCATCGAATGCTTAAAACAAACGCTTCTCTATTTAATAAATATGTTTTGGATTTTTTACATCCTTAA
- a CDS encoding lysozyme family protein, whose amino-acid sequence MIILFIVAGGWFGFKLKQRVDEVKKWQNTVATVAKKYDISDYQNIILAIILTESKGNHVDLMQSSESKYGTTDQVGTSEESIDNGVKFLAQAIKKAKSENVDIWTAIQSYNFGLSYIDFIQKNGKVSSVKLADQYSKSKLAPLLGNETGEKYRYWHLQSILYNGGYLYKDGGNMFYAEIVKWNLRIMKIINSIFH is encoded by the coding sequence ATGATTATTTTATTTATTGTGGCAGGCGGATGGTTTGGATTCAAGCTCAAACAAAGAGTGGATGAAGTCAAAAAATGGCAAAATACTGTAGCAACAGTCGCAAAAAAATATGATATCAGTGACTATCAAAATATTATTTTAGCAATTATTTTAACGGAGTCAAAAGGCAATCATGTGGACTTAATGCAAAGCAGTGAGAGTAAGTACGGGACTACTGACCAAGTTGGAACCTCAGAAGAAAGTATTGACAATGGTGTTAAATTTTTAGCTCAAGCAATTAAAAAGGCAAAAAGTGAAAACGTCGATATTTGGACGGCTATCCAGTCTTATAATTTTGGACTATCTTATATTGATTTCATTCAAAAAAATGGAAAGGTTTCATCGGTTAAATTAGCCGATCAATATTCTAAATCAAAACTCGCGCCTTTACTTGGAAACGAGACAGGTGAAAAATATCGATATTGGCATTTGCAGTCTATTCTTTATAATGGTGGGTATTTATATAAAGATGGAGGAAATATGTTCTATGCTGAAATTGTAAAATGGAATTTGAGAATCATGAAAATAATCAACTCTATTTTTCATTAG
- the galU gene encoding UTP--glucose-1-phosphate uridylyltransferase GalU, translating into MTKKVKKAIIPAAGLGTRFLPATKAMAKEMLPIVDKPTIQFIVEEALASGIEDILIVTGKAKRPIEDHFDANIELETNLREKGKTDLLKLVEETTDVNLHFIRQSHPKGLGHAVLQAKAFVGDEPFVVMLGDDLMMDDVPLTKQLIDDYEKTNASTIAVMKVPHKDTGKYGIINPENKVGDHLYNVKSFVEKPAPEKAPSDLAIIGRYLLTPQIFDILEVQKPGAGGEVQLTDAIDTLNKTQRVFAQEFTGKRYDVGDKFGFMKTSIEYGLQHPEVKDNLKKYIMEKAKELESEEKSTKEK; encoded by the coding sequence ATGACGAAAAAAGTAAAAAAAGCGATTATTCCCGCAGCTGGACTTGGAACTAGATTTTTACCTGCAACAAAAGCAATGGCCAAAGAGATGCTCCCTATTGTTGACAAGCCGACTATTCAATTTATTGTAGAAGAAGCATTGGCTTCAGGAATTGAAGATATCCTCATTGTTACTGGCAAAGCCAAACGACCAATTGAGGATCACTTTGACGCGAACATTGAACTTGAAACCAATCTTCGTGAAAAAGGGAAAACAGACTTACTAAAATTAGTGGAGGAAACAACCGATGTGAATTTGCATTTTATTCGTCAATCGCATCCAAAAGGTTTGGGCCATGCGGTGCTTCAAGCCAAAGCGTTTGTCGGAGATGAACCTTTTGTTGTGATGCTAGGGGATGACTTGATGATGGATGATGTGCCGCTCACTAAACAATTGATCGATGATTATGAAAAGACAAATGCTTCTACGATTGCAGTAATGAAAGTGCCACATAAGGATACAGGAAAATACGGGATTATTAATCCAGAAAACAAGGTGGGCGACCATCTTTATAACGTCAAAAGCTTTGTCGAAAAACCTGCTCCGGAAAAAGCACCGAGTGATTTGGCGATTATTGGCCGCTACTTGCTGACTCCTCAAATTTTTGATATTTTAGAAGTGCAAAAACCTGGTGCTGGTGGGGAAGTACAGCTTACAGATGCCATTGATACATTAAATAAAACTCAGCGTGTTTTTGCACAAGAGTTTACTGGAAAAAGATACGATGTTGGCGATAAGTTTGGCTTTATGAAGACAAGTATTGAGTATGGCTTGCAACACCCAGAAGTGAAAGATAATTTGAAAAAATATATTATGGAAAAAGCGAAAGAATTAGAAAGTGAAGAAAAAAGCACAAAAGAAAAATAA
- a CDS encoding NAD(P)H-dependent glycerol-3-phosphate dehydrogenase has translation MKQKIAVLGPGSWGTALAKVLAENGHDVRLWGHEPSQLEEINTKHTNSRYLKEVILPESLKGEADLETCIQDVDAILFVVPTKAIRTVARQVVSKLTNRPMIIHASKGLEQGTHKRISEVLLEEISENKRKDVVVLSGPSHAEEVAVKDITTITAACTNLEAAEYVQKLFMNSYFRIYTNDDVIGVETGAALKNIIALGSGAIHGLGYGDNAKAAIMTRGLAEISRLGVAMGANPMTFIGLSGLGDLIVTCTSVHSRNWRAGDLLGRGHKLDEVLENMGMIVEGVSTTKAAVELARELKVEMPITETIYGVLYENEDVKKAAKNIMLRNSKSEKEF, from the coding sequence ATGAAACAAAAAATTGCAGTACTTGGACCAGGTTCGTGGGGTACAGCTTTAGCCAAAGTATTAGCTGAAAATGGACACGATGTTCGTCTTTGGGGACATGAACCAAGTCAATTAGAAGAAATTAACACAAAACACACTAATTCAAGATATTTAAAAGAAGTCATACTACCTGAGTCATTAAAGGGAGAAGCAGATTTAGAAACGTGCATTCAAGACGTGGATGCGATTTTGTTTGTGGTTCCAACAAAAGCAATTAGAACTGTTGCTAGACAAGTAGTCTCAAAACTAACAAATAGACCAATGATTATCCACGCGAGTAAGGGATTGGAACAAGGAACACATAAGCGTATTTCTGAAGTTTTACTTGAAGAGATTAGTGAAAATAAACGAAAAGATGTAGTGGTTTTATCAGGACCAAGTCATGCAGAAGAGGTAGCTGTTAAGGATATCACAACGATAACTGCAGCGTGTACAAATCTAGAAGCTGCTGAATATGTTCAAAAATTATTTATGAATAGCTATTTTAGAATTTACACCAATGATGACGTGATTGGAGTAGAAACCGGAGCCGCCCTTAAAAATATTATCGCTTTAGGCTCAGGTGCGATACATGGTTTAGGCTACGGAGATAATGCCAAAGCGGCAATCATGACACGCGGACTTGCAGAAATTAGTCGATTGGGTGTAGCTATGGGTGCAAATCCAATGACCTTTATCGGGCTAAGTGGTTTAGGAGATCTAATTGTCACGTGCACGAGTGTCCATTCGAGAAACTGGCGTGCGGGAGACTTACTTGGTCGTGGTCATAAATTAGATGAAGTCCTTGAAAATATGGGCATGATTGTCGAAGGCGTGTCGACGACAAAGGCAGCCGTTGAGTTGGCAAGAGAGCTGAAGGTTGAGATGCCAATAACCGAAACGATTTACGGTGTATTGTACGAAAATGAGGACGTCAAAAAAGCCGCAAAAAATATTATGCTTAGGAATAGTAAATCAGAAAAAGAATTTTAG